A window from Drosophila nasuta strain 15112-1781.00 chromosome 3, ASM2355853v1, whole genome shotgun sequence encodes these proteins:
- the LOC132791132 gene encoding uncharacterized protein LOC132791132 encodes MFKFFALCLFAVVALAAAKPQFLAYSSPYVAATPYAAAYTSGVYASPYTAAYTSGVYASPYAYSAYPYSSLYLRR; translated from the exons ATGTTCAAGTTT TTCGCTCTCTGCCTGTTCGCCGTCGTCGCTCTGGCTGCCGCCAAGCCTCAGTTCTTGGCCTACAGCTCTCCCTATGTGGCAGCCACGCCCTACGCTGCCGCCTACACCAGCGGTGTCTACGCCTCTCCCTACACCGCAGCTTACACCAGCGGAGTCTATGCCTCGCCCTACGCTTACAGCGCTTATCCCTACAGCTCACTGTACCTGAGACGTTGA